Proteins from a genomic interval of Candidatus Bealeia paramacronuclearis:
- the rpsB gene encoding 30S ribosomal protein S2: MTLQTFSMRQLLEAGVHFGHQTRRWNPKMAPFLYGTHGGVHIIDLRQTVPMLHQGLDAIKQVVANGGKVLFVGTKRQASDKVRDAARLCGQYYVNHRWLGGMLTNWKTVTQSIRRLKELEEQLDGDIHGFTKKELLTLTREREKLERALGGIKDMGGLPDIIFVIDTNREEISIKEANKLNIPVVAVIDSNSNPDGVDYPIPGNDDATRAIDLYCDIVAGAVLEGMKAEIASKGVDIGALAEVSVKTAGDDEVEIEIIVVETQVETENQPSA, from the coding sequence ATGACATTACAAACATTTTCTATGCGCCAGCTTTTAGAGGCAGGAGTTCACTTTGGTCACCAAACCCGTCGGTGGAATCCTAAAATGGCACCCTTCTTGTACGGAACTCATGGTGGCGTTCACATTATCGATTTGCGTCAAACTGTCCCTATGCTCCATCAAGGCTTGGATGCTATTAAGCAAGTTGTTGCTAATGGCGGTAAAGTTCTTTTTGTAGGAACAAAGCGCCAGGCCAGTGATAAGGTTCGCGATGCGGCAAGACTTTGCGGTCAATATTATGTGAATCACCGTTGGCTCGGCGGAATGTTGACCAACTGGAAGACAGTTACGCAGTCCATTCGTCGTTTGAAAGAGCTTGAAGAGCAATTGGATGGCGACATTCATGGTTTCACAAAGAAAGAGCTTTTGACATTAACACGCGAGCGCGAAAAACTTGAGCGCGCTTTGGGCGGAATTAAAGATATGGGCGGTCTTCCTGACATTATTTTCGTGATCGACACCAACCGTGAAGAAATTTCTATTAAAGAAGCAAATAAGCTGAACATCCCCGTTGTGGCAGTGATTGACAGTAACTCCAATCCAGACGGCGTGGATTATCCTATCCCTGGAAACGATGATGCGACCCGCGCCATTGATCTTTACTGCGATATCGTAGCTGGTGCCGTTCTTGAAGGTATGAAAGCTGAAATCGCTTCCAAAGGTGTTGATATTGGAGCTCTTGCTGAAGTCTCCGTTAAGACTGCTGGTGATGACGAAGTTGAAATTGAGATCATCGTTGTGGAAACTCAGGTCGAGACGGAAAATCAACCTTCTGCATAA
- a CDS encoding IS630 family transposase codes for MKQLEKIDPETIVWIDEAGIDNRLYREHAWAPRGQKVYAEIPGQKREHVSIIGGLMKGAFVAPFTFQGGCHADLFNAWLEEVLLPNLSKNTTLIMDNAAFHKSPKTKDLIEKFGCHLLFLPTDSPDLNPIEHWWHKIKSILRPLVQQNPENLHQLLDKLLSQYLSI; via the coding sequence ATAAAACAGCTTGAGAAAATAGATCCTGAAACAATCGTGTGGATTGATGAAGCTGGGATTGATAATCGCCTTTATCGAGAGCATGCCTGGGCGCCGCGCGGACAAAAGGTTTACGCGGAGATCCCGGGCCAAAAAAGAGAGCATGTCAGTATCATTGGCGGTCTCATGAAGGGTGCGTTCGTGGCGCCTTTCACCTTTCAAGGTGGATGTCATGCAGATCTTTTTAATGCTTGGCTTGAGGAGGTTTTATTGCCGAATTTATCAAAAAATACCACCCTGATTATGGACAATGCCGCCTTTCACAAATCGCCAAAAACGAAAGATTTGATTGAGAAATTTGGCTGCCATCTCCTCTTTCTCCCAACTGACTCTCCTGACCTCAATCCTATCGAACATTGGTGGCACAAAATCAAATCCATCCTCCGCCCCCTCGTCCAGCAAAACCCAGAAAACCTTCATCAACTCCTTGATAAACTCCTCAGCCAATATCTATCCATATAA
- the tssA gene encoding type VI secretion system protein TssA → MSRENGNGNGQDWNLKSLLTPFRGTDPAGEFLRYTEVYDQIREARREDDASLPQGIWQTEIKKADWDQLVKLTYNALLNRSKDLQIAVWLTEGWMYTEGVAGLSRGLELIYGLTKGFWDCAYPKLDASGYEHRIVPYDWINDRLSDDVPYILITMPSESPMVPYRLIDWNEANRIEIQSRSSPERAKILAEAQEKKRPTVAKLKDGINKTPVLFYAHILEECDRSLKLLNLLDEELKLHLDGESPSFYKIREKIENFQRFARGVVSERGTAKVANIKTSKSAAPVVESMGTYTIKTPNELGPIQSREQAYARLKDIADYLAKVEPHSPTPYLIRKAVTWANKPLGDIFKEVVETQNDVNSFIKLISNAENK, encoded by the coding sequence ATGAGTCGTGAAAACGGAAATGGAAACGGTCAAGATTGGAATCTGAAAAGCCTTTTAACTCCTTTTCGAGGTACAGATCCTGCGGGTGAATTTCTTCGCTATACGGAAGTTTACGATCAAATCCGAGAAGCCAGACGCGAAGATGATGCGTCATTACCACAAGGGATTTGGCAGACAGAAATTAAAAAAGCGGATTGGGACCAGCTTGTTAAACTAACCTACAATGCGCTTTTAAATCGCAGTAAGGATTTGCAGATTGCAGTCTGGCTTACGGAAGGTTGGATGTATACAGAAGGCGTGGCGGGGCTTTCTCGGGGGCTTGAGCTGATTTATGGGCTCACTAAAGGTTTTTGGGATTGCGCTTATCCAAAACTTGATGCTTCAGGATATGAACACCGCATCGTGCCCTATGATTGGATTAACGATCGCTTGAGTGATGATGTACCCTATATTCTTATTACGATGCCTTCAGAATCTCCGATGGTGCCCTATCGATTAATTGATTGGAATGAGGCCAATCGCATTGAGATCCAAAGTCGCTCAAGCCCTGAGCGCGCAAAGATATTAGCAGAAGCTCAAGAAAAAAAGCGCCCTACGGTGGCAAAACTTAAGGATGGCATTAATAAAACGCCTGTTCTTTTTTACGCTCATATCCTCGAGGAGTGCGACCGTTCCTTGAAATTACTTAATTTGTTGGATGAGGAGCTTAAACTTCACCTGGATGGAGAATCCCCAAGCTTTTACAAAATTCGTGAGAAAATTGAAAATTTTCAAAGATTTGCACGCGGAGTCGTGAGCGAAAGGGGAACCGCAAAAGTTGCCAATATTAAGACTTCAAAATCTGCAGCACCCGTTGTGGAATCCATGGGAACTTATACTATTAAAACGCCCAATGAATTGGGCCCCATTCAATCCCGTGAGCAAGCTTATGCACGTCTGAAAGATATTGCAGATTATTTAGCCAAAGTTGAACCTCACAGTCCAACGCCTTACTTAATTCGCAAAGCTGTGACTTGGGCGAATAAACCTCTTGGAGATATATTTAAAGAGGTTGTTGAAACACAAAATGATGTTAATTCCTTTATAAAGCTCATTTCGAATGCGGAAAATAAGTAG
- a CDS encoding type VI secretion system protein, with product MGAKGSGKSSFIQSLNLDLPLGHPGFSDEDQAFSMVDWNFFNHGILIESDGGLVMDSESAQSDEEDWRLLLDSFSKYRPKRPLDGIILTIPYEELIVDGNFDVDDQTMRSEYLYKKLWEVQKVVGLRLPIYIVVTKCDQVAGFDSFLKNLPVDSLSGMFGWSNGKSLDVVYRPDWISEAFDTVENELYQAQEEIYTQGITPFDRAGVFLFPLSLNKLKEGLQVYCDHLFRDSSYHESFFLRGIYFTGNYEDEATKTPQIILPSHEGHTPFNLNMESLSNIAFTTSLVEDKVFREVGLARPVSGVLLGNTKALNIAKTGVAVGAIIGTLGLLKSNENLRVANMNLLPTLQQIEVQLEGVSDSGDSKSDQRAYFDNHAQILLDIMSKIQVNSLFSVFIPSSWFSALDVKIQNVMTLAYDQVVFQSLYAELNAKATNLVSLVSSQGGVLDKVGVHSQDPLASPEFYTLQDYVREITTFEKVAEKFNLLSMASTPDDIGKIIKYLFNYDLPESFYEEDEYYSLALLHSRVKRFDFDVYHNAANSKLHTLFQAFEDVAFNVDYMVPGLNDLQSAFQKLRRGEGLAQLEMGTLRSVSTALNTTLNSINNPSLNWMDAQTFDPGEEYDALMNNIVGSRYFFDNQVAETLRAEAEKRFVQFESELASYQSPLTKGPIFEIDLGNIISNPSQGTLKLQGDLNLFFSQPFMANAPAENLITVIPAGSVLLWDASQLQKAVDMIASYNEFLSSKSMTFPKVLQSILTYTARERLSQNLTTIVANSQILDSSIAQTSLMSPEDALLSQVQNYRITLPLLEQIFGALRINRANTTYAQLKSLVTRQNYALLEKIDKIFEDDHPYAIKDGNFDWWDGANPPSLDAFGVDTLPDLKSYINLQRERIRYLSKEFADPVVQILTLINKEGMPANLPLVNKWNGIIGAVNGYASKAQGDTIITLENYIENTLSGITLSACPQLANAVAPNSFTMDYFTTALQNMQLSLAQQCHKLADSSSSESYDMLASYFNANLAGKFPFVEDPKGVAPDALPSDIQGFFDLMDKYGATVTSLLKEAKNLGAAGNRASEFIDQMNMVRTFFGGFLVKKDPLAKPAFVFKVDFRVNKDREVLGNQIIDWTMNLAGNKIDFRDPLGSGFWQYGEPVSAEFRWAANSPLEPTGSRDNPALQVDGNSVSFTYPGQWGLLRLLLNQPAALSDFNSLIDNRPTTLKFKIPVASSGDISATLVPQNAEVFVRVTPQPLQNATQAQKLLSGDANPGESAKLLDASKTSPLPAFPTSAPVLKKGESS from the coding sequence ATGGGCGCCAAGGGATCAGGAAAGTCTTCTTTTATTCAAAGTCTCAATTTAGATTTACCATTGGGGCACCCTGGTTTTTCTGATGAGGATCAGGCCTTTTCCATGGTGGATTGGAATTTCTTTAATCACGGTATCTTAATTGAATCTGATGGCGGTCTTGTCATGGATAGTGAGAGTGCCCAATCGGATGAAGAGGATTGGCGCCTTCTTTTGGATTCATTCTCAAAATATCGACCCAAGCGTCCGCTTGATGGGATTATTCTCACTATCCCTTATGAGGAACTAATTGTAGATGGTAATTTCGATGTGGATGATCAAACTATGCGGTCTGAGTATCTCTATAAAAAACTATGGGAAGTTCAAAAAGTCGTTGGATTGAGATTGCCCATCTATATCGTTGTCACAAAATGTGACCAAGTGGCGGGGTTTGATAGTTTTCTTAAAAATCTCCCAGTTGATTCGTTGAGCGGTATGTTTGGCTGGTCTAATGGCAAGTCTCTCGACGTCGTTTATAGGCCAGATTGGATTTCGGAAGCTTTTGATACAGTTGAAAATGAGCTTTATCAAGCTCAAGAAGAGATTTATACTCAAGGCATCACGCCATTTGATCGTGCTGGTGTTTTTCTTTTCCCCTTAAGTCTCAATAAGTTAAAAGAGGGTCTTCAGGTTTATTGCGATCATCTTTTTAGAGATTCCAGCTATCATGAATCCTTTTTCCTAAGAGGAATATATTTTACTGGAAATTATGAGGATGAGGCTACGAAAACACCTCAGATTATTTTGCCGTCTCATGAGGGGCACACGCCCTTTAATTTGAATATGGAATCCCTTTCCAATATTGCTTTTACAACGTCTCTTGTTGAGGACAAAGTCTTTAGAGAGGTGGGACTGGCTCGCCCTGTGTCTGGTGTGCTTTTGGGAAATACCAAAGCCTTGAATATTGCAAAAACAGGGGTAGCTGTGGGGGCTATTATTGGAACACTGGGGCTTTTAAAATCAAATGAAAATTTAAGAGTGGCTAATATGAACCTCTTGCCCACCCTTCAGCAAATTGAGGTGCAATTGGAAGGTGTTTCGGATTCAGGTGACTCAAAATCAGATCAAAGAGCTTATTTTGACAATCATGCCCAGATTTTATTAGACATTATGTCAAAAATTCAAGTAAATAGCCTTTTTTCTGTTTTTATTCCCTCGTCATGGTTTAGCGCATTGGACGTTAAAATTCAAAATGTAATGACGCTCGCTTATGATCAAGTTGTTTTCCAATCTCTTTATGCAGAGCTCAACGCAAAGGCGACAAATCTTGTGAGTTTGGTTTCCTCGCAAGGTGGAGTTTTGGATAAAGTGGGTGTGCATTCTCAAGACCCATTGGCATCTCCTGAGTTTTATACTTTACAAGATTACGTGAGAGAGATCACAACTTTTGAAAAGGTGGCAGAAAAATTTAATTTGCTCTCCATGGCTTCAACGCCTGACGATATCGGAAAAATTATAAAATACCTTTTTAACTATGACTTACCTGAATCATTTTACGAAGAGGATGAATACTATAGTTTGGCCCTGCTTCACAGCCGTGTAAAGCGTTTTGATTTTGATGTTTACCACAATGCCGCCAATTCAAAACTGCATACTCTTTTTCAAGCTTTTGAAGATGTTGCGTTCAATGTTGATTATATGGTGCCAGGGCTTAATGACTTGCAGTCTGCATTCCAAAAACTGAGGAGGGGAGAGGGGCTGGCTCAGCTTGAAATGGGAACATTGCGAAGTGTTTCAACTGCGCTGAATACAACATTAAATTCCATTAATAATCCCAGTTTAAATTGGATGGATGCACAAACATTTGATCCAGGTGAAGAATATGATGCTCTTATGAATAATATTGTAGGATCTCGATATTTCTTTGACAATCAAGTGGCCGAAACACTAAGGGCTGAGGCAGAGAAAAGATTTGTGCAATTTGAATCCGAATTAGCATCGTATCAATCTCCTCTCACAAAAGGGCCTATTTTTGAAATTGACTTAGGGAATATTATCTCAAATCCCTCGCAAGGGACTTTGAAACTTCAAGGAGATCTAAATTTATTTTTCTCACAACCCTTCATGGCAAATGCTCCCGCTGAAAACCTGATAACCGTGATCCCTGCGGGCTCCGTTTTGTTGTGGGACGCCTCACAGCTTCAAAAAGCTGTGGATATGATTGCATCCTATAATGAGTTTCTTTCTTCAAAATCAATGACGTTTCCCAAAGTTCTACAGTCAATTTTAACTTATACAGCCCGTGAAAGGTTGAGCCAAAATTTAACGACAATTGTTGCAAATTCTCAAATTCTTGATTCAAGTATCGCTCAAACATCTTTGATGTCACCAGAAGATGCACTTTTGTCTCAAGTCCAAAATTATCGTATTACGCTCCCTCTCTTGGAGCAGATTTTTGGAGCTTTGAGGATTAATCGAGCCAATACAACCTATGCACAATTAAAATCTCTTGTCACACGGCAAAATTATGCTCTTCTCGAGAAAATAGATAAAATCTTTGAGGATGATCATCCTTATGCCATTAAAGATGGAAATTTTGACTGGTGGGATGGTGCCAATCCTCCCTCATTGGATGCTTTTGGGGTGGATACGCTTCCAGATCTTAAAAGCTATATTAATCTTCAACGAGAGAGGATTCGCTATCTTTCAAAAGAATTTGCAGATCCTGTCGTTCAAATTTTAACGCTCATCAATAAAGAGGGTATGCCTGCAAATCTACCCCTTGTGAATAAATGGAATGGGATTATAGGGGCCGTTAATGGTTATGCCAGCAAGGCACAGGGAGATACAATCATAACCCTTGAGAATTATATTGAAAATACGTTGAGTGGAATTACATTATCCGCCTGTCCTCAATTGGCCAACGCAGTTGCGCCCAATAGTTTTACTATGGATTATTTCACGACAGCTTTACAAAATATGCAATTGTCTTTGGCTCAGCAGTGTCACAAACTGGCTGATTCATCCTCATCAGAGTCTTATGATATGCTGGCGAGTTATTTTAATGCTAATCTCGCTGGGAAATTTCCCTTTGTTGAGGATCCCAAGGGGGTGGCTCCAGACGCTTTGCCCAGTGATATTCAAGGCTTTTTTGATTTGATGGATAAGTATGGGGCGACAGTGACTAGTCTTCTCAAAGAAGCTAAAAATCTTGGAGCTGCTGGAAATCGGGCCTCTGAATTTATTGACCAAATGAATATGGTCCGAACATTTTTTGGAGGATTCTTGGTCAAGAAAGATCCTTTGGCAAAACCAGCTTTTGTTTTCAAAGTTGATTTTCGTGTGAACAAAGACCGAGAAGTTTTGGGCAATCAAATCATTGATTGGACCATGAACCTTGCAGGTAATAAAATTGATTTCCGTGATCCCTTGGGTAGTGGATTTTGGCAATACGGAGAACCCGTTTCTGCCGAGTTCCGGTGGGCTGCCAACAGTCCTCTTGAGCCGACCGGTTCTCGCGATAATCCCGCTCTGCAAGTGGATGGAAACTCCGTTTCATTTACCTATCCGGGACAGTGGGGTCTTTTAAGGCTTCTTTTGAATCAACCCGCCGCTCTTTCTGATTTTAATAGTTTGATCGATAATCGCCCCACGACTTTGAAATTTAAGATTCCAGTTGCCTCTTCAGGTGATATCTCTGCAACTTTAGTTCCTCAAAATGCAGAAGTCTTTGTGAGGGTGACTCCACAACCTTTGCAAAATGCAACTCAAGCGCAAAAACTTCTTTCAGGAGATGCAAATCCAGGGGAAAGTGCAAAGCTTTTAGATGCAAGTAAAACAAGTCCTCTTCCCGCATTTCCAACATCGGCTCCAGTCCTTAAAAAAGGAGAAAGCTCATGA